Part of the Deltaproteobacteria bacterium genome, AATGCCCTCCTATACTTCACCGGAAACACTACGTGATAATGTATCTGCCATGCCCAATGATACCCTTTCTTTACCTCACCCCTTTTTTCTTCCTCCTTAACCACATGGCAAGACTACTACCTAAGGTAACCCTGTGGCAAGCCACAGGGAATTATCAAGATTAAAAGTAAAACAAGAATAACTGAAATCATATTGAGTTTTTTTCTTTCATAATTTATACCCTTAGACTACCCTTCCTATATTATGCAGATTCATCTTACGGCAAAATAGAATACCTCCCTGAAATTATGAAAAAATTAACGGTGTTCGTCAAGAAAAGTTGTGATATTGAAATCGGGATGAAATAACCCCTTTCGATCCCGAAATTGATCAGCTACTTTTTATCTTTTTATCTTTCAGCAAGGCATCGAGACCAGCGAACGGCCTGTAGGTAGAAGGTGGCTCTTTCTCGCCGCCCGGCGGCGCCTCGTCGTGCCATTCCTCTTCCAGATACTTCGAGTGCTCATAGTCGTGACAGTAGATACACAGCAGCTCCCAGTTGCTGCCGTCAGGTGGATTGTTATCGTGGTCGTGATCCTTGTGATGGACCGTGAGCTCACGAAGTCTCTTGCCTGAGAATTCGCGCCCGCACCGCGCACAGATCCACGGAAACATCCTGAGCGCCCGCTCCCGATAGCTCTCCATCCGACGCTCTCGGTCGCGCCGAGCCTCGGCAATGATCTGATCCAGCCTGTCGGCCTCTGCTCGCGTCTTCTTCGGTGACATGCACTCACCCTCCAGTCGTCCGGTTTAGAACAAGCCGAACCTTAAATTACACAGCGTATATGCAGCTTTATATTACGGCAAAATAGAATACCTGTTGAAATTATGGAACAAATTAACTATGCTTGTCAAGAATGTCCTTTATATTGAAATCAGGAAATGCTGAACGTGAGTTCCCCTGGTCCGACCCCAATCCCTCCCCTCCCCCAACTCTCCCCCTTCTGAAAAAATGGGGAAAGTTCTGGGTCTTTATGAATTGACAAATGGAGGATAAATATATTAACATTTTACCGTGAAACTCATTCACGGTAAATTTGAGGCTTGCAAGCTGTTTTGGCCGTTGGGTATTTTGAAGTCACCTTCAGGGGGCAAGGCCCCCTGAAACCCTCCAGGAAGGGAAAATCCTCTTTGGGGGGAGGTTGAGGGGGTGAAATCCCATCAAAGTAAAGCTAGAATAAGGAAGCCCAGTATTTTCATAAGCGGGGTTGAAGGTAAACCCTCATGAGGGTTGAGGAGAGGAGAGTTAATGAAAGAAGAGGAGTTGGCTAAAAAGTTATGGGAGGAAGATGAGGAGTTCCGGCAGATGAAGGAGGAGCATGCCTGGTTTCACAGGAAGGTGGAGGAGTTGGACAAAAAACCCTTTTTGACCCCAGCGGAGAAATTGAAGAGAGAGGAGTTGAAAAAGAGAAAGCTCATCTTCAAGGACAGGATGGAGGAGATGCTTGCAGAGTATCGCCGCCGGATAGGGGGGAAGAAATGAAAAAGACAGGGTCCCAAATCCTATTGGAGAGCCTCAAGATGGAAAAGGTGGAGGTGATCTTTAATTACCCTGGAGGGGCCATCCTCCCCCTCATCGATGAACTTCCCTGTTGGAATCTTAAAAAGATACTGGTCCGGCATGAGCAGGCAGCGGTTCATGCGGCTGATGGATATGCCCGGGCCAGCGGCAAGACAGGTGTGTGTCTGGTTACCTCTGGCCCTGGGGCCACGAACACCGTTACCGGGATCGCCACCGCCTTTATGGATTCCATCCCTGTGGTCGTACTCACCGGGCAGGTCCCCACCGCCCTGATCGGTAATGATGCCTTTCAGGAGGCCGACATCATCGGGATTACCCGCCCCTGCACCAAATATAACTATCTGGCCACCGATGTGCGCAAGTTGTCCCAGATCATAAGGGAGGCCTTTCATATCGCCAGGTCTGGACGACCTGGCCCTGTACTGGTCGATCTCCCCAAAGATGTCCTCACGGATGCCACCGAGTTTAGATATCCGGAGGAGATCTACATCAAGGGGTATCAGCCCACAGTCGATGGACATATCCCGCAGATCAAGAGGGCCTTAAGGCTCATCCTAAAGGCGCGCAGGCCAGTGATCTATGCCGGTGGAGGGATAGTCTCCTCTGGCGCCTCAAAGGAGCTTATCAAGTTGGCGGAGATGCTCCGTATTCCGGTCACCATGACCTTGATGGGCCTAGGTGGGTTTCCGGGCACTCATCCCTTATCCCTGGGAATGTTGGGGATGCACGGGACCTATCGGGCCAATATGGCGGTAACCGAGTGCGATCTGTTGGTCGCCATTGGGGCCAGGTTTGATGACCGGGTCACAGGGAAGATAGAGGGCTTCTCCCCCAAGTCCAAGAAGATCCATATCGACATTGACCCCACCTCCATCAGCAAGAACGTAAGGGTGGACATCCCCGTTGTGGGGGATTGCAAGAGGGTCCTTGCCAAGATGATCGCCTTTCTCCAGGAAGAAGGGGGGGTAAAGGAGTACAGAGGGTCGTTGGATAAGTGGCATGAACGAATCGAGAAGTGGGGTAAGACCCATCCCCTCACGTATCAGCAGACCCAGGTAATCAAACCCCAATATGTTATCGAGAAGATCTATGAGCTGACCAAAGGTGAGGCTATCATCACCACAGAGGTGGGACAGAATCAGATGTGGGCTGCTCAATTTTATCTGTTTGACCACCCTCGCAGCCTCCTCACCTCTGGTGGCCTGGGGACCATGGGTTATGGATTTCCCGCAGCTATTGGGGCTCAAGTGGCCTTTCCTGAACGCACGGTGGTTGATATTGCCGGGGATGGGAGCATCCAGATGAATATCCAGGAGTTGGCCACTGCCGTACACAATAAGCTACCGGTGAAGGTAGCCATCCTCAACAATGGATACCTGGGGATGGTGAGGCAATGGCAGGAACTATTCTATGAGCGGAAATACTCTCTGACACATATTGGGGAGGTCAGTCCTGACTTCGTAAAGCTCGCCGAGGCCTATGGGGCGGTGGGCCTGCGGGCCACCAGACCCGAAGAGGTGGTCCCCGTGATTCAAGAGGCCCTGCGAATCCCGTACCCCGTGCTCATGGACTTCGTTGTGGAGCCAGAGGAGGGGGTCTATCCCATGGTGCCAGCTGGTGAGCCGATAGACCAGATGCTGTTGGTATGAGGAGGAAATATGCGGCACACAATAAGCGTCTTAGTGGAGAATGAATTGGGGGTCCTGGCCCGGGTAGCGGGACTCTTTAGTGGGAGGGGGTTTAATATTGAAAGCCTTTCGGTGGCAGAGACCTTGGACCCAACTGTTTCCACCATGACCATCGTGACCCGGGGGGACGATCAGATCATCGAACAGGTGACCAAACAGCTCAACAAACTGGTGTGCGTAATAAAGGTAATGGATCTGGAGGGGAAGGACTATGTGGAGAGGGAAATGGTTCTGGTAAAGGTGGCGGCCAAGGCGGAGACCCGCGCGGAAATCCTCAGAATAACCGACATCTTTCGGGGCAAGGTGGTCGATGTCAGCCCCAAGAGCTATGCCATAGAGGTGACCGGGGATGAGGACAAGATCAGGGCCTTTCTAGAACTCCTCAAGCCCATAGGGATCAAGGAGGTAGCCCGTACAGGCCGAGTGGCCCTGGCGAGGGGTTAAATTTAGCCATAAAAGGGGGATGCAATGGCAAAGATCTACTACGATCAAGACGCCGATTTGAAATACCTGGAGGAGAAGAGGATCGCGATTATAGGTTATGGCAGCCAGGGGCACGCTCAGGCTCAAAACCTGCGAGACAGTGGCTTAAATGTGGTAGTAGCCGAACTGCAGGGGACGCCGAACTACCGTCTAGCCCAGGAACATGGGTTTTCTCCGGTCTCAGCCGCGGAGGCCGCCCAAAGTTGCGAGGTCATCCAGATATTGCTGCCCGACACGGCGCAACCCCGTATATATAAGGAGGAGATCGAGGGGGAGCTAAGGAAAGAGAAAACTTTGGTCTTCTCCCATGGGTTCAACATCCATTATGGACAGATCATCCCACCTCCCTTTGTGGATGTCATCATGATAGCTCCCAAAGGCCCAGGTCATCTCCTGAGACGGCAGTTTGTGGAGGGCAAAGGGGTCCCTGCGGTGGTGGCAGTGGAGCAAGATGCCTCGGGAAAGGCCCTGGGGGTGGCCCTTGCTTATGCCAAGGGGATAGGTTCAACCAAGGCGGGGGTAATCGAGACTACCTTTAAGGAGGAGACCGAGACGGACCTCTTCGGCGAGCAGGTGGTCCTGTGTGGGGGGGTATCGGAGTTGGTGCGGGCCGGGTTCGATACCCTGGTGGAGGCCGGTTATCAGCCCGAGATCGCCTACTTCGAGTGCCTCCATGAGCTCAAATTGATCGTCGACCTAATGTACGAGGGAGGGATCAACTATATGAGGTACTCCGTCAGTGATACGGCGGAGTACGGGGACCTGACCCGAGGCAGGAGGATCATCAATGAGGAGACCCGCTTGATCATGAAGGAGATCCTAGAGGACATACAGGACGGCACCTTTGCCCGCGAGTGGATCCTGGAGAATGAGGCCCGCCGTCCTGTCTTTAATGCCCTGCGCAAGAGGGATCAGGCGCATTTAATAGAGAAGGTAGGCAAGGAACTGCGCATGATGATGAGCTGGATAGAGAGCAAGGATGAACCTTAAAAGGAGAAATTTTCCCATAGTCTTGCAGGGGATACCGTATATCCTCCCCCCTGCCGTGATCACCTTGATATTGGGGTTATGGGGGGAGATCTATCTTTTTGTTCCCTTTCTCATACTGACACTCTTTTGCCTCTTCTTTTTTCGGAACCCCTCTCGCCAAATACCTGATGGTGAAGGTCTGATTCTGTCCCCTGCCGATGGGCGGATCGTGGAGGTGGAGAAAGGGGTGGAGGTCCCCCTTTTGGGGGGGGAGGCCACCAAGGTGAGCATATTTATGTCCCTCTTTGATGTCCATGTGAACCGAGTACCTGTTGGGGGAACAGTGGAGGAGGTTAGATACCAGAGGGGGAGGTTTCTACCGGCGTATAGGGGAGAGGCCTCACGACAAAATGAACAGAACGCCCTCCTGCTTCAAAGCGCCGAAGATCTGAAACTGGTCTTTGTCCAGGTGGCCGGCATTGTGGCCCGGAGGATAGTTTGTCATGTGCGCAGGGGTGACCGGGTGCAGAGGGGGAAGATCTTTGGGGCCATCCTCTTTGGCTCCAGACTGGATGTCTACCTCCCCAAAGGGATGGAGGCAACGGTCTGCAGGGGAGAGAGGGTAAAAGGAGGAGAAAGCGTGCTGGGGGTGATCAAATGAGGAAGGATAAGTCTAAAATAAAGAAGAGGGAGGGAGTAAAGAGGGGGATATATATATTGCCCAATCTGCTTACCTCAGGGAGCCTTTTCTGCGGGTTTTATGCCATTATCGCCTCCTTTAACGGGAACTACCTCCACTCGGCGGTGGCCATCTTGGCTGCTGCCTTCTTTGACGGGATCGATGGGAAGGTGGCCCGTCTGACCCGATCCACTAGCCGCTTTGGGGTGGAGTTTGACTCCCTCTCAGACCTGGTGGCCTTTGGTGTGGCCCCGGCTATTCTAGTCTTCTCTTGGGCCCTGCAACCATATGGGAGATTGGGGTGGCTGGCTGCCTTCCTCTATGTGGCCTGTGGTGCCCTCAGATTGGCCAGGTTCAATGTCCAGATAAATACGGTGGAGTCCCGATATTTCCGGGGGCTTCCCGTCCCAGCAGCAGCAAGCCTCATCGCAGCGACCGTCCTGCTCCTCCATCGCCTAGGAGAAGGAGGGGAGACCAAACATCTATTCCTTCTCCTCTTGATCTACCTGCTCGCCTTCCTCATGGTGAGCAACATCCGTTACCACAGCTTCAAGGATCTGGAGCTCCTCAAGAAGAAGCCCTTTAGCACCCTGGTTGCCGTGGTCTTGGCCATGGTGGTGGTGGTGGCAGAACCAGAGATCATGCTTTTCATCTTCGCCTCCCTCTATCTCATGTTGGGGCCCTTGAGCACCCTCCTGGGGTGGTACAGAAAGAGGGAGGTGGTGTTAAACGAGAAGAAGACAGAGTCGTTGATGAGATAGAGGGAGACAAGGGTGGCGGGATGGAGGTCTTTTTTCGCCGTAGAGCTAAACAAAGAGATAGAAGAGGGGATTAGAAAGGTCCAGGAGGTGTTAAAGGGGAGAGTGGGGGGGGTGCGTTGGGTGCGGCCAGAGGGCATTCATCTCACCCTCAAGTTCCTTGGTGAGGTAGATCCGGATCGTATTAAGGAGATAGTGCGCAAGGCGCAGGAGGCTGTCAAGGGTGTAGGCCCTTTCAAGATAAGGATCAGAGGAGTCAGCGGGTTCCCGAGCGCAAAGAATCCACGGGTTATCTGGATAGGGGTGGAAGATCAAAGCGGCCTCCTCAGGGAGTTACAGATGAGGGTGGAAAAGGGGTTGGAGGAGCTCGGTTTCAAGAGGGAGGAGAGGGGTTACACCCCTCACCTTACGTTGGGGCGTCTGCGCTCAGGGAAGGAGAAAGGGGCTATCACCGAGGCCCTAAAGGATATAGGAGATAGCGACCTGGGGACCATGGAGATTGGGGAGATTACCCTCTTCCGGAGCCAATTGAAACCCACCGGGGCGGAGTATACCAAATTGAAGAACATCCCTTTGGAGGTCCCTTAAAAGGAGGGTCTTTATTTACCGTTTTTGGAGGATTCAAGGGGGCAATCTTCAAACAGGGTTCAGGGATTCAAGGGGTTTGCCTTTCACTAGAACCCTGGGGCCCTAGACCCCTGGAACCCTATGATTTGGACCCTTGAATCCTGTATTTTACATAGGCAGGGATGAGGCTAAACCCTTATGAGGGTTTAGAGGAGGATTATCATGGAACTGGGCAAAGAAAAGGAGAAGGCGGTCAACGTGGCCGTCACACAGATTGAGAGACAGTTTGGCAAAGGGGCCATCATGCGCCTCGGTTCTGAGGTGCGACCAGCAGAGATCCAGACCATCTCCACTGGTTCTTTGGCCCTGGACATGGCCTTAGGGGTGGGGGGACTCCCCCGGGGGAGGGTTGTGGAGATCTTCGGCCCCGAGTCCTCAGGCAAGACCACCTTGGGCCTGCATGTGGTGGCTGAGGCCCAAAAGGATGGGATAGCGGCCTTTATTGATGCAGAACATGCCCTGGACCTAAACTATGCCCAGAGGCTGGGGGTAAAGGTGGAGGACCTCCTGGTCTCGCAGCCCGACACCGGGGAGCAGGCCTTGGAGATCACAGAGGTCTTGGTACGTAGCGGGGCAGTGGATGTGATTGTCATCGATTCGGTGGCGGCCTTGGTACCTCGGGCAGAGATTGAAGGGGATATGGGGGATGCCCACATGGGCCTGCAGGCCAGGCTTATGTCCCAGGCCTTGAGAAAGTTGTCGGCCACCATCAGCAAATCAAAGGCCATTGTGATCTTCATCAATCAGATCCGGATGAAGATCGGGGTTATGTTCGGCAACCCGGAGACCACTCCGGGGGGGAACGCCCTCAAGTTCTATTCCTCGGTGAGGCTGGATATAAGGAAGATAGCCACCATAAAGCGAGGGCAGGAGGTGGTGGGGAATCGGACTAGAGTCCGAGTGGTGAAAAACAAGGTGGCTCCTCCATTTAAGGAGGTGCAGTTCGACATCATATACGGGGAGGGGATCTCCCGAGAGGGTGAGATCTTGGACCTCGCCGCTGACCTAAATATCCTGGAGAAGGTGGGCACCTGGTATTCCTTCGGCGACGTAAGGATCGGCCAAGGCAGAGAAAACACCAAGGCCTTTTTGAGAGAGGACCCAGAGGTGAGGAGGGAGATCGAGCACAAGATCCTTGAGCACTACAACCTCCCCAAGGAGGAGAAGGAGGCGGGAGATGGATCTCAATGAGGTATTGCTCACCGCCCTGAACAACCGGGCCTCGGATATCCACTTTCAGGTCGGCCAGCCCCCCATCCTCAGGATCGATGGAGAGTTGGTCCCCTTGAAGGATTATTCAGCCATGGACTCCAGTCAAGTGGCTAAGCTGGCCTATCAAATCATGAACGAACGGCAGCGCGAGCATTTCCTGAGAAACAGGGAGATCGATATGGGCTATGGGATCGCTGGGCTGGGGAGGTTTCGGGTCAACATCTATCAACAGCGGGGGACCATCGCCGTCGCCTTGAGGGTGATACCCTTTGGGATCAAGGGGTTTGAGGAACTCAACCTGCCGGTGGAGGTGTTGGAGCGAATCTCCATGCAGGTGAGAGGATTAATCCTCTTGACCGGTACCACCGGCAGCGGCAAGTCGACCACCTTGGCGGCCATGATCGACTATATCAACCACCACAGACGCTGTCATATCATTACCATTGAGGATCCCATCGAGTTTCTCCATCGCGATCAAACGAGCATCATCAGCCAGCGAGAGATAGGCACCGACACCGATAACTTTGCCCAGGCCCTTAAGATGGCCCTACGCCAGGACCCGGACGTGATCCTAGTGGGGGAGATGCGGGATTTTGAGACCATTGAGACGGCCATCCTGGCGGCGGAGACAGGACACCTCGTCCTCAGCACCCTTCACACCCTGGATGCTGCGGAGACGGTTAACAGGATCGTTGCCGTCTACCCCCCCTATCAACAGAAACAGATCCGGCTCCAGTTGGCCGGGATCCTGGAGGGGGTGATGTCCCAGCGGCTTCTGCCCCGGGCCGATGGGATAGGGAGGGTGCCCGCGGTGGAGATTATGGTCTCCACTGCCCGCATAAGGGAATGCATCGTGGATAAGGACAAGACCCATGAGATCCATGAGGCCATCGCTGAGGGGTTCGCCTCCTATGGTATGCAGACCTTTGATCAATCCCTAATGTCCCTCCTTAAGAAGGGGTTGATCACCTACGATGAGGCCCTCCGTCACAGCAGCAACCCCGACGACTTCGCCCTCAGGGTCAAGGGGATCCTGGCCACCAGCGATATGACCTGGGATGAGTTTGAGAAGAAGAAAGAGGAGGAAAAGGAGGAATTGGAAATCGACAGGTTTTAGAGATGACAGGGGACGAAATAAGGGTCGCCTTTTTGCGTTATTTTGACCAACGGGGGCATAAGGTTGTCAGAAGCTCCCCTTTGGTGCCTTATAATGACCCCACCCTTCTATTTACCAACGCAGGGATGGTCCAGTTCAAAAAGGTCTTCTTGCAGGAGGAGGCCCGGGAATACACACGGGCTACTTCAGTGCAGAAGTGCCTGCGGGCAGGAGGAAAACACAACGACCTAGAGAACGTGGGCAGGACAGCCCGCCATCACACCTTCTTCGAGATGTTGGGGAACTTCTCCTTCGGCGACTACTTCAAAGAGGAGGCCATCGAGATGGGGTGGGAGTTCCTCATCGAACACCTCCACCTCCCTCCAGAGAGGTTTTGGGTCTCAATCTTCGAGGATGATGAAGAGGCCTTTGCCATCTGGCGGGAGCGGATAGGCCTGCCTGCGAACAGGGTCGTGCGCATGGGAGAGAAGGACAACTTCTGGGCCATGGGGGATACCGGCCCCTGCGGCCCCTGTTCGGAGATCATCATCGATCAGGGAGAGGAGGTGGGATGTGGCTCTCCAGAGTGCGGGGTGGGCTGCGATTGTGACCGCTTTCTGGAGCTTTGGAACTTGGTCTTCATGCAATATAATCGGGAAAAGGATGGGAGTTTGACCCCCCTGCCCAAGCCAAGCATCGACACGGGG contains:
- the ilvB gene encoding biosynthetic-type acetolactate synthase large subunit — protein: MKKTGSQILLESLKMEKVEVIFNYPGGAILPLIDELPCWNLKKILVRHEQAAVHAADGYARASGKTGVCLVTSGPGATNTVTGIATAFMDSIPVVVLTGQVPTALIGNDAFQEADIIGITRPCTKYNYLATDVRKLSQIIREAFHIARSGRPGPVLVDLPKDVLTDATEFRYPEEIYIKGYQPTVDGHIPQIKRALRLILKARRPVIYAGGGIVSSGASKELIKLAEMLRIPVTMTLMGLGGFPGTHPLSLGMLGMHGTYRANMAVTECDLLVAIGARFDDRVTGKIEGFSPKSKKIHIDIDPTSISKNVRVDIPVVGDCKRVLAKMIAFLQEEGGVKEYRGSLDKWHERIEKWGKTHPLTYQQTQVIKPQYVIEKIYELTKGEAIITTEVGQNQMWAAQFYLFDHPRSLLTSGGLGTMGYGFPAAIGAQVAFPERTVVDIAGDGSIQMNIQELATAVHNKLPVKVAILNNGYLGMVRQWQELFYERKYSLTHIGEVSPDFVKLAEAYGAVGLRATRPEEVVPVIQEALRIPYPVLMDFVVEPEEGVYPMVPAGEPIDQMLLV
- a CDS encoding HNH nuclease family protein, with the translated sequence MSPKKTRAEADRLDQIIAEARRDRERRMESYRERALRMFPWICARCGREFSGKRLRELTVHHKDHDHDNNPPDGSNWELLCIYCHDYEHSKYLEEEWHDEAPPGGEKEPPSTYRPFAGLDALLKDKKIKSS
- a CDS encoding phosphatidylserine decarboxylase family protein produces the protein MNLKRRNFPIVLQGIPYILPPAVITLILGLWGEIYLFVPFLILTLFCLFFFRNPSRQIPDGEGLILSPADGRIVEVEKGVEVPLLGGEATKVSIFMSLFDVHVNRVPVGGTVEEVRYQRGRFLPAYRGEASRQNEQNALLLQSAEDLKLVFVQVAGIVARRIVCHVRRGDRVQRGKIFGAILFGSRLDVYLPKGMEATVCRGERVKGGESVLGVIK
- the ilvC gene encoding ketol-acid reductoisomerase, translating into MAKIYYDQDADLKYLEEKRIAIIGYGSQGHAQAQNLRDSGLNVVVAELQGTPNYRLAQEHGFSPVSAAEAAQSCEVIQILLPDTAQPRIYKEEIEGELRKEKTLVFSHGFNIHYGQIIPPPFVDVIMIAPKGPGHLLRRQFVEGKGVPAVVAVEQDASGKALGVALAYAKGIGSTKAGVIETTFKEETETDLFGEQVVLCGGVSELVRAGFDTLVEAGYQPEIAYFECLHELKLIVDLMYEGGINYMRYSVSDTAEYGDLTRGRRIINEETRLIMKEILEDIQDGTFAREWILENEARRPVFNALRKRDQAHLIEKVGKELRMMMSWIESKDEP
- the pssA gene encoding CDP-diacylglycerol--serine O-phosphatidyltransferase — translated: MRKDKSKIKKREGVKRGIYILPNLLTSGSLFCGFYAIIASFNGNYLHSAVAILAAAFFDGIDGKVARLTRSTSRFGVEFDSLSDLVAFGVAPAILVFSWALQPYGRLGWLAAFLYVACGALRLARFNVQINTVESRYFRGLPVPAAASLIAATVLLLHRLGEGGETKHLFLLLLIYLLAFLMVSNIRYHSFKDLELLKKKPFSTLVAVVLAMVVVVAEPEIMLFIFASLYLMLGPLSTLLGWYRKREVVLNEKKTESLMR
- the thpR gene encoding RNA 2',3'-cyclic phosphodiesterase, yielding MAGWRSFFAVELNKEIEEGIRKVQEVLKGRVGGVRWVRPEGIHLTLKFLGEVDPDRIKEIVRKAQEAVKGVGPFKIRIRGVSGFPSAKNPRVIWIGVEDQSGLLRELQMRVEKGLEELGFKREERGYTPHLTLGRLRSGKEKGAITEALKDIGDSDLGTMEIGEITLFRSQLKPTGAEYTKLKNIPLEVP
- a CDS encoding type IV pilus twitching motility protein PilT, which translates into the protein MDLNEVLLTALNNRASDIHFQVGQPPILRIDGELVPLKDYSAMDSSQVAKLAYQIMNERQREHFLRNREIDMGYGIAGLGRFRVNIYQQRGTIAVALRVIPFGIKGFEELNLPVEVLERISMQVRGLILLTGTTGSGKSTTLAAMIDYINHHRRCHIITIEDPIEFLHRDQTSIISQREIGTDTDNFAQALKMALRQDPDVILVGEMRDFETIETAILAAETGHLVLSTLHTLDAAETVNRIVAVYPPYQQKQIRLQLAGILEGVMSQRLLPRADGIGRVPAVEIMVSTARIRECIVDKDKTHEIHEAIAEGFASYGMQTFDQSLMSLLKKGLITYDEALRHSSNPDDFALRVKGILATSDMTWDEFEKKKEEEKEELEIDRF
- the ilvN gene encoding acetolactate synthase small subunit; amino-acid sequence: MRHTISVLVENELGVLARVAGLFSGRGFNIESLSVAETLDPTVSTMTIVTRGDDQIIEQVTKQLNKLVCVIKVMDLEGKDYVEREMVLVKVAAKAETRAEILRITDIFRGKVVDVSPKSYAIEVTGDEDKIRAFLELLKPIGIKEVARTGRVALARG
- the recA gene encoding recombinase RecA, translating into MGKEKEKAVNVAVTQIERQFGKGAIMRLGSEVRPAEIQTISTGSLALDMALGVGGLPRGRVVEIFGPESSGKTTLGLHVVAEAQKDGIAAFIDAEHALDLNYAQRLGVKVEDLLVSQPDTGEQALEITEVLVRSGAVDVIVIDSVAALVPRAEIEGDMGDAHMGLQARLMSQALRKLSATISKSKAIVIFINQIRMKIGVMFGNPETTPGGNALKFYSSVRLDIRKIATIKRGQEVVGNRTRVRVVKNKVAPPFKEVQFDIIYGEGISREGEILDLAADLNILEKVGTWYSFGDVRIGQGRENTKAFLREDPEVRREIEHKILEHYNLPKEEKEAGDGSQ